A portion of the Lysinibacillus timonensis genome contains these proteins:
- a CDS encoding methyl-accepting chemotaxis protein, which yields MPENDIISAFIKVAPLLNELIQDDITVGIYDTEKLIINIPGKTFSLNVKPGDPLVEGDIVTNAIKTNQRLSAIVPKELFGFPLIARALPLHDSKGNVIGGVGIGTSLEKANKLFEMAESFSAIVEQTAASLEGISSSGTKLADSVTDMASQMKDVSSSAEEIGQISSVVKGISDQSNLLGLNAAIEAARAGEVGKGFSVVANEIRKLATNSKDNVNQINDITKNIQQLLLTLNQSFTEINSLTDTQSGSIQEFYATIQEINRKAQELALFAEETLYADEKQ from the coding sequence ATGCCAGAAAATGATATAATTAGTGCTTTTATTAAAGTCGCTCCGTTATTAAATGAACTTATTCAAGATGATATAACAGTAGGAATTTACGATACTGAAAAGTTAATAATTAATATACCAGGTAAAACATTCTCACTAAATGTCAAACCAGGTGATCCACTAGTAGAAGGGGATATTGTAACGAATGCGATTAAAACCAACCAACGTTTATCAGCCATTGTACCTAAAGAATTATTTGGGTTTCCCCTTATTGCTAGAGCTCTCCCACTTCATGATAGTAAAGGCAATGTAATTGGTGGTGTAGGTATTGGTACTAGTCTTGAGAAAGCAAATAAATTGTTCGAAATGGCTGAAAGTTTTTCTGCCATCGTGGAGCAAACAGCTGCATCTCTTGAAGGGATCAGTAGTTCAGGTACAAAGCTAGCAGATAGCGTGACGGATATGGCGTCTCAAATGAAAGATGTCAGTTCAAGCGCAGAAGAAATCGGTCAAATTTCTTCTGTTGTAAAAGGGATATCAGACCAAAGTAATTTATTAGGGTTAAATGCAGCAATTGAAGCTGCTAGAGCGGGTGAAGTAGGAAAAGGATTTTCTGTAGTGGCGAATGAAATTCGAAAACTTGCAACTAATTCGAAAGATAATGTCAATCAAATCAATGACATCACAAAAAATATCCAGCAGCTTTTATTAACATTAAATCAATCATTTACGGAAATCAATTCATTAACTGATACGCAATCAGGTTCAATACAAGAGTTCTATGCAACTATTCAAGAAATTAATAGAAAAGCGCAAGAATTAGCCCTATTTGCTGAAGAAACGTTATACGCCGATGAGAAACAGTAG
- a CDS encoding VOC family protein has protein sequence MKIIVTSIFVENQEKALTFYTETLGFIKKHDVPVGEFRWIALVSQDEQDGTELILEPNNNPIAREYQRKLYEQGVPITMFGVEDVQKEYDRLITHDVRFTIEPTIMGEVTLAVFDDTCGNLIQIVQR, from the coding sequence ATGAAAATCATTGTTACGAGTATTTTTGTAGAAAATCAAGAAAAGGCTTTGACGTTTTATACAGAAACACTAGGTTTTATAAAAAAGCATGACGTTCCTGTAGGGGAATTTAGGTGGATTGCCCTCGTTTCTCAAGATGAGCAAGATGGTACTGAGCTCATATTAGAGCCCAATAACAATCCAATTGCGAGAGAGTATCAAAGAAAGTTATATGAGCAAGGGGTACCTATTACAATGTTTGGTGTTGAGGATGTTCAGAAAGAATACGACAGGTTAATAACACATGATGTAAGGTTTACAATTGAGCCGACAATAATGGGCGAAGTCACATTGGCAGTCTTTGACGATACATGTGGTAACCTTATTCAAATTGTGCAGAGGTAA